One region of Candidatus Cetobacterium colombiensis genomic DNA includes:
- the rplO gene encoding 50S ribosomal protein L15: MKLNELKPSVPRKARKRIGRGESSGLGKTAGKGSNGQNSRAGGGVKPYFEGGQMPLYRRTPKRGFSNAIFRKDYAIINLCDLNRFEEGTEVTPELLVAAGVIKKTLAGIKVLGNGELEKKVSVKAHKVSASAKTAIEAKGGSVEILEVKTFADVAKNNK, translated from the coding sequence ATGAAATTAAATGAATTAAAGCCTTCTGTACCAAGAAAAGCTAGAAAAAGAATAGGAAGAGGAGAGTCTTCTGGATTAGGAAAAACTGCTGGAAAAGGAAGCAATGGTCAAAACTCTAGAGCTGGAGGAGGGGTAAAACCTTACTTCGAGGGTGGACAAATGCCTTTATACAGAAGAACTCCAAAGAGAGGATTCTCTAACGCAATATTCAGAAAAGATTATGCAATAATAAACTTATGTGATTTAAATAGATTCGAAGAGGGAACAGAGGTAACTCCAGAGTTATTAGTAGCTGCTGGTGTAATCAAGAAAACTCTTGCAGGAATCAAAGTTTTAGGAAACGGAGAGCTAGAGAAGAAAGTATCTGTAAAAGCTCATAAAGTTTCTGCTTCTGCAAAAACAGCTATCGAAGCAAAAGGTGGATCTGTAGAGATTCTTGAAGTAAAAACTTTTGCTGATGTAGCAAAAAATAACAAGTAA
- the rpmJ gene encoding 50S ribosomal protein L36, with amino-acid sequence MKVRVSIKPICDKCKVIKRHGKIRVICENPKHKQVQG; translated from the coding sequence GTGAAAGTAAGAGTATCAATTAAGCCTATTTGTGACAAATGTAAAGTTATCAAGAGACACGGGAAAATCAGAGTAATCTGTGAAAACCCTAAGCACAAACAAGTACAAGGATAA
- the rpsM gene encoding 30S ribosomal protein S13: MARIAGVDIPRNKRVEIALTYVYGIGKPTSQKVLTEAGVNFDTRVKDLTEEELNKIRAIVETIKVEGDLRKEIRLAIKRLMDIRCYRGSRHKMNLPVRGQKSKTNARTRKGPKKPIKR, translated from the coding sequence TTGGCTAGAATCGCAGGAGTAGATATTCCTAGAAACAAAAGAGTAGAGATTGCTTTAACTTATGTTTACGGAATTGGAAAACCAACTTCACAAAAAGTATTAACAGAAGCAGGAGTAAACTTTGACACTAGAGTAAAGGATTTAACTGAAGAAGAGTTAAACAAAATCAGAGCCATTGTTGAAACTATCAAGGTAGAGGGAGATCTTAGAAAAGAGATCAGACTTGCAATAAAGAGACTTATGGACATCAGATGTTACAGAGGTTCAAGACACAAGATGAACTTACCAGTAAGAGGACAAAAGTCAAAAACAAATGCAAGAACTAGAAAAGGACCTAAAAAGCCTATAAAGAGATAG
- a CDS encoding cold-shock protein gives MLKGTVKWFNKEKGFGFVTCEEGQDYFVHFTGIVGEGFRTLEEGQNVSFVVEEGNKGPIAKDVTAA, from the coding sequence ATGTTAAAGGGAACTGTTAAATGGTTTAACAAAGAAAAAGGATTTGGTTTTGTAACATGCGAAGAGGGGCAAGATTATTTCGTACACTTTACTGGAATTGTAGGGGAAGGATTTAGAACTTTAGAAGAAGGACAAAATGTTTCATTTGTTGTAGAAGAAGGAAATAAAGGACCAATAGCTAAAGACGTAACTGCAGCTTAA
- a CDS encoding adenylate kinase, whose protein sequence is MNIMLFGAPGAGKGTQAKFIIDKYGIPQISTGDMLRAAISEGTEMGMEAKKFMDEGKLVPDSTMIGIIKDRLSQEDCKKGFILDGFPRTLAQAEALELLLKELNMNLDKVISLNVPDELIVGRVVGRRVCPNCGASFHIVNNPPKVEGKCDYCGSDLIIRKDDNKETVEKRLAAYHDQTAPLFNFYSERGVMVELDGTKEINDIAKEIFNILG, encoded by the coding sequence ATGAATATAATGTTATTTGGAGCACCTGGTGCAGGAAAAGGAACTCAAGCAAAATTCATAATAGATAAATATGGAATTCCACAAATTTCAACTGGAGATATGCTAAGAGCTGCTATTTCTGAAGGAACAGAAATGGGAATGGAAGCTAAAAAGTTTATGGACGAAGGAAAATTAGTTCCAGATTCGACTATGATAGGAATAATAAAAGATAGATTATCTCAAGAAGATTGTAAAAAAGGATTTATTTTAGATGGATTCCCAAGAACTTTAGCTCAGGCTGAAGCTTTAGAATTACTTTTAAAAGAGTTAAATATGAATTTAGACAAAGTAATTTCTTTAAATGTACCAGATGAGTTAATCGTTGGTAGAGTTGTAGGAAGAAGAGTTTGTCCAAACTGTGGTGCTTCTTTCCATATTGTAAATAACCCTCCAAAAGTGGAAGGAAAATGTGATTATTGTGGATCTGATTTAATCATCAGAAAAGATGATAATAAAGAAACAGTAGAAAAAAGATTAGCTGCATATCATGATCAAACAGCTCCATTATTTAATTTTTACTCTGAAAGAGGAGTTATGGTTGAATTAGACGGAACTAAAGAGATTAATGACATTGCAAAGGAAATCTTTAATATTTTAGGATAA
- the rpsK gene encoding 30S ribosomal protein S11 has translation MAKKKVAKIKKKLKNIPNGVAHIHSTFNNTIVAITDVEGKVVSWKSGGTSGFKGTKKGTPFAAQIAAEQAAQIAMENGMKKVEVKVKGPGSGREACIRSLQAAGLEVTKITDVTPVPHNGCRPPKRRRV, from the coding sequence TTGGCTAAGAAGAAAGTAGCTAAAATCAAGAAGAAATTGAAAAATATTCCTAACGGAGTAGCTCATATACACTCAACTTTCAATAACACAATAGTAGCAATTACTGATGTGGAAGGTAAAGTAGTAAGCTGGAAATCAGGAGGAACTTCTGGTTTCAAGGGAACTAAAAAAGGAACTCCATTCGCAGCTCAAATCGCAGCAGAGCAAGCAGCTCAAATCGCAATGGAAAACGGAATGAAGAAGGTTGAAGTAAAAGTGAAAGGACCTGGATCAGGTAGAGAGGCATGTATCAGATCTCTACAAGCAGCAGGATTAGAGGTTACAAAGATAACTGATGTAACTCCAGTTCCACACAACGGATGTAGACCACCAAAAAGAAGAAGAGTGTAA
- the secY gene encoding preprotein translocase subunit SecY — MGLIEKFETKLRGIFKIPELRERIIFTLLMFLVARVGTYIPAPGVDIDRLAQMTAQSDLLGYINMFSGGAFQRVSIFALGIVPYINSSIVFSLLAVIIPKIEEIQKEGESGRNKITQWTRYLTIVIAIVQGLGVCTWLQSVGLVTTPGFTFFLTTITTLTAGTIFLMWVGEQISIKGIGNGVSLLIFLNVISGAPGAVIQTIQDMRGSKFLIPVLLLVGIAAIITIAGIVVFQLGQRKIPVHYVGRGFAGNNGMGQNSYIPLKLNSSGVMPVIFASVVMMIPSLVVNMLPGEFSGKVILARIFGDQHPVYLILYAAVIIFFSFFYTSIVFDPEKVAENLKQGGGTIPSIRPGADTADYLEGVVTRITWGGAIFLALIAIAPMVLFKAFGLPVFFGGTGIIIVVGVALDTIQQIDAHLIMKEYKGFL; from the coding sequence TTGGGTTTAATTGAAAAGTTTGAAACGAAGCTTAGAGGTATATTTAAAATTCCGGAACTGAGAGAGAGAATCATCTTCACCTTATTAATGTTCCTAGTAGCTAGGGTAGGGACTTATATCCCTGCTCCTGGTGTGGACATTGATCGTTTGGCTCAAATGACTGCGCAAAGTGATTTACTAGGATATATTAATATGTTCTCAGGTGGGGCTTTCCAAAGAGTATCTATATTTGCATTGGGAATTGTACCATATATCAATTCATCAATTGTATTTAGTTTACTTGCTGTAATAATTCCAAAAATTGAAGAAATTCAAAAAGAGGGGGAATCAGGAAGAAACAAGATTACTCAATGGACTAGATATCTGACAATTGTAATAGCCATAGTCCAAGGACTTGGAGTATGTACTTGGTTACAATCGGTAGGGTTAGTAACAACACCAGGGTTTACATTTTTCTTAACAACAATAACAACTTTAACGGCAGGAACAATATTTTTAATGTGGGTAGGGGAACAAATATCTATCAAAGGGATAGGTAATGGAGTTTCGCTACTAATATTTTTAAATGTTATTTCAGGAGCTCCAGGAGCTGTTATTCAAACTATACAAGATATGAGAGGGAGTAAGTTTCTTATTCCTGTTTTGTTATTAGTGGGTATTGCTGCAATTATTACAATTGCGGGAATTGTTGTATTCCAATTAGGACAAAGAAAAATACCAGTTCACTACGTAGGAAGAGGATTTGCTGGAAATAATGGAATGGGTCAAAATTCATATATTCCATTGAAGCTAAATAGTTCAGGTGTAATGCCTGTTATTTTTGCATCTGTGGTTATGATGATACCTTCTTTAGTAGTAAACATGCTTCCCGGAGAGTTTTCTGGAAAGGTAATACTTGCTAGAATATTTGGTGACCAGCATCCTGTATATTTAATACTATATGCTGCTGTAATTATATTCTTCTCGTTCTTCTATACTTCTATAGTTTTTGATCCTGAAAAGGTTGCAGAAAACTTAAAGCAAGGTGGAGGTACGATTCCAAGTATTAGACCTGGAGCAGATACAGCTGATTATCTAGAAGGAGTTGTAACTAGAATAACTTGGGGTGGAGCTATATTTTTAGCTTTAATCGCAATTGCACCGATGGTACTATTTAAAGCTTTTGGACTGCCAGTATTTTTTGGTGGTACAGGTATTATAATAGTAGTTGGAGTAGCTCTAGATACTATACAACAGATAGATGCTCATCTTATCATGAAAGAGTATAAAGGATTTTTATAA
- the map gene encoding type I methionyl aminopeptidase: MVIIKTIEEIEKIKKPCQLIAKLYEEYLPQFIKPGVSTYELNQIIEKYLIENGAEPATIGVGGPINPYPAGSCISVNEEVVHGIPKENRILQNGDIVSVDVVARMDGFYGDSAITYPVGQIDEESQKLIDVTKEARRIGIEQAFAGNRLGDVGNAIQKYVESNGFTVVKDFAGHGVGKAMHEDPCIPNYGRKGRGLKIEDGMVLAIEPMVNIGTYKVNITDDGWTVVTRDGKRSAHFEHTVAIIDGKPVILTELV; this comes from the coding sequence ATGGTTATAATAAAAACTATAGAAGAAATAGAAAAAATAAAAAAACCATGTCAATTGATTGCAAAGTTATATGAAGAGTATTTACCGCAATTTATAAAACCGGGAGTTTCAACATATGAACTGAATCAAATTATTGAAAAATACTTAATAGAGAATGGAGCAGAACCAGCTACAATAGGTGTAGGAGGACCAATAAATCCTTATCCTGCAGGTTCATGTATTTCTGTAAACGAAGAAGTAGTACATGGTATTCCAAAAGAAAATAGAATTCTACAAAATGGAGACATAGTAAGTGTGGATGTAGTTGCAAGAATGGATGGTTTTTATGGAGATTCTGCAATAACTTATCCTGTTGGTCAAATAGATGAAGAATCTCAAAAACTTATAGATGTTACTAAAGAAGCTAGAAGAATTGGAATAGAGCAAGCATTTGCTGGAAACAGATTAGGAGATGTAGGAAATGCAATCCAAAAATATGTTGAATCAAATGGATTTACTGTAGTTAAAGATTTTGCTGGGCACGGAGTAGGAAAAGCTATGCATGAAGATCCTTGTATTCCAAATTATGGAAGAAAAGGAAGAGGTCTTAAAATAGAAGATGGAATGGTATTAGCAATAGAGCCAATGGTTAATATTGGAACCTACAAAGTGAATATAACCGATGATGGTTGGACAGTTGTAACAAGAGACGGAAAGCGTTCAGCTCATTTTGAGCACACTGTAGCCATAATAGACGGAAAACCTGTTATTTTAACTGAGTTAGTTTAA
- the rpsD gene encoding 30S ribosomal protein S4, with product MARNRQPVLKKCRALGIDPVILGVNKSSNRGPRPNANKKPTEYAIQLNEKQKAKFIYNVMEKQFRKLYDEASRKDGVTGLTLIQYLERRLENVVYRLGFAKTRRQARQIVSHGHIAVNGRRVNIASYRVKAGDVVSVIENSKNIELIKTAVEEKAVPAWLELDKANFAGKVLQNPTKDDLDFDLNEALIVEFYSR from the coding sequence ATGGCAAGAAATAGACAACCTGTTTTAAAGAAATGTAGAGCTCTTGGAATTGATCCAGTTATTTTAGGAGTAAACAAATCTTCTAATAGAGGGCCAAGACCAAATGCAAACAAAAAGCCTACAGAGTATGCAATACAGTTAAATGAAAAGCAAAAAGCTAAATTTATATACAATGTAATGGAGAAGCAATTCAGAAAATTATATGATGAGGCTTCAAGAAAGGATGGAGTTACTGGTTTAACTTTAATCCAATATTTAGAGAGAAGATTAGAGAACGTAGTTTACAGACTAGGATTCGCTAAAACTAGAAGACAAGCTAGACAAATCGTGTCTCACGGACACATTGCTGTTAACGGAAGAAGAGTTAACATTGCATCTTATAGAGTAAAAGCAGGGGATGTAGTATCTGTAATTGAGAACTCAAAGAACATTGAGTTAATCAAAACTGCAGTAGAAGAGAAAGCAGTTCCAGCATGGTTAGAGTTAGATAAAGCTAACTTCGCAGGAAAAGTTCTTCAGAACCCAACTAAAGACGACTTAGATTTCGATCTAAACGAAGCTTTAATAGTTGAGTTCTATTCAAGATAA
- the rplQ gene encoding 50S ribosomal protein L17 has product MNHNKSYRKLGRRADHRKAMLMNLTISLILSDRIETTVTRAKELRKFAERMVTLGKKGTLAHRRQAFAFLRSEEAVAKLFNDLAPKYAERNGGYTRIIRTSVRKGDSAEMAIIELV; this is encoded by the coding sequence ATGAACCACAATAAATCATATAGAAAGTTAGGGAGAAGAGCTGACCATAGAAAAGCTATGTTAATGAACTTAACAATATCTCTAATTTTATCAGATAGAATAGAAACTACTGTTACTAGAGCAAAAGAGCTTAGAAAGTTTGCTGAGAGAATGGTTACTCTTGGTAAAAAAGGAACTCTTGCTCACAGAAGACAAGCTTTCGCTTTCTTAAGAAGCGAAGAGGCTGTAGCTAAGTTATTTAACGATTTAGCTCCAAAGTATGCTGAGAGAAACGGTGGATACACAAGAATCATCAGAACTTCTGTAAGAAAGGGAGATTCTGCTGAGATGGCTATAATCGAGTTAGTTTAA
- a CDS encoding DNA-directed RNA polymerase subunit alpha, with protein sequence MLKIEKHAKGINITELKTSDFSGQYVIEPLYRGYGHTIGNALRRVLLSSIPGAAIKGVRIDGVLSEFSVMEGVKEAVTEILLNVKEVVIKAETAGERKMTLSAKGPKTVTAADIIPDIGLEIVNPDQIICTLTTDREIDMEFIVDTGEGFVVAEEIEKKDWAVDFIAVDAIYTPIRKVSYSVQDTMVGRMTDFDKLTLNIETDGSVEIRDAVSYAIELLKYHLDPFLDLGNRMDHLRVDLEEEEETPASTSKADDVLNTRIEELDLTVRSFNCLKKAGIEEVGQLARMSMNELLKIKNLGRKSLDEILEKMKELGFDLNGNGSVE encoded by the coding sequence ATGTTAAAAATAGAAAAACATGCTAAGGGCATTAACATTACCGAATTAAAAACAAGTGACTTTTCTGGTCAATATGTTATTGAACCTTTATATAGAGGATATGGACATACAATTGGTAATGCTTTGAGAAGAGTTTTACTATCATCTATACCTGGTGCTGCCATTAAGGGAGTAAGAATTGATGGAGTACTAAGCGAGTTTTCAGTTATGGAAGGTGTAAAAGAAGCTGTAACTGAGATACTGCTAAATGTAAAAGAGGTAGTAATAAAGGCAGAAACTGCTGGAGAAAGAAAAATGACTCTTTCTGCAAAGGGACCTAAGACTGTTACAGCTGCTGATATAATACCAGATATTGGATTAGAAATTGTAAATCCTGATCAAATTATCTGTACATTAACTACAGATAGAGAGATCGATATGGAATTTATAGTTGATACTGGTGAAGGATTTGTTGTTGCTGAAGAGATAGAGAAAAAAGATTGGGCTGTAGACTTTATAGCAGTTGATGCTATATATACACCAATCAGAAAAGTATCTTACTCAGTTCAGGATACAATGGTTGGAAGAATGACTGATTTCGATAAGTTAACTTTAAACATAGAGACTGATGGAAGTGTAGAAATAAGAGATGCTGTTTCTTATGCTATAGAGCTTCTAAAGTATCACTTAGATCCTTTCCTAGATTTAGGAAACAGAATGGATCACTTAAGAGTAGATCTTGAGGAAGAGGAGGAAACTCCAGCATCAACAAGCAAAGCTGATGATGTATTAAATACAAGAATAGAAGAGCTAGATTTAACAGTTAGATCATTTAACTGTTTAAAGAAAGCTGGAATAGAGGAAGTTGGGCAGTTGGCAAGAATGTCAATGAACGAACTTCTAAAGATAAAGAATCTAGGAAGAAAATCACTAGATGAGATCCTTGAAAAGATGAAAGAACTTGGGTTCGATCTGAACGGAAATGGATCTGTAGAATAA
- the infA gene encoding translation initiation factor IF-1: MSKKDVIELEGTILEALPNAMFKVELENGHTILGHISGKMRMNYIKILPGDKVTVQISPYDLSRGRIVYRKK, from the coding sequence ATGTCGAAAAAGGATGTTATCGAATTAGAAGGAACTATATTAGAGGCCCTTCCAAATGCGATGTTTAAAGTGGAATTAGAAAATGGACACACAATTTTAGGGCACATCTCTGGTAAAATGAGAATGAACTATATCAAAATTTTACCTGGAGACAAAGTAACGGTACAAATTTCTCCGTATGATTTATCTAGGGGAAGAATAGTATACAGAAAAAAGTAA
- the coaE gene encoding dephospho-CoA kinase (Dephospho-CoA kinase (CoaE) performs the final step in coenzyme A biosynthesis.) has translation MILGLTGGIGSGKSTASKIFISMGIKVFDADVIAKKILETDIIKNEIKERLGKKFIDINKNNLNKELLKKEVFHDKKKLEILNEIIHPKVIEKYKKLYFEYKETNEIIVFDVPLLFEVNLEKYCNKVLVIDIDPEIQMNRIKARDGIDIELIKKIIEAQMPREEKIKKGDIIINNNGKIEELEEKIRKVIKDLERGKI, from the coding sequence ATGATATTAGGATTAACTGGTGGCATTGGAAGTGGAAAATCAACAGCTAGTAAAATATTTATATCTATGGGAATAAAAGTATTTGATGCAGATGTAATAGCTAAAAAGATTTTAGAAACAGATATAATAAAGAATGAAATAAAAGAAAGATTAGGAAAAAAATTTATAGATATAAATAAAAATAATTTAAACAAAGAATTATTAAAAAAAGAAGTTTTTCATGATAAAAAAAAATTAGAGATTTTAAATGAAATTATACATCCTAAAGTTATAGAAAAATATAAAAAATTATATTTTGAATACAAAGAAACAAATGAAATTATAGTATTTGATGTACCTTTGTTATTTGAAGTAAATTTGGAAAAATATTGTAATAAAGTTTTGGTTATAGATATAGATCCAGAAATTCAAATGAATAGAATAAAAGCTAGAGATGGAATTGATATAGAGCTAATAAAAAAAATAATCGAAGCACAGATGCCTCGAGAAGAAAAAATAAAAAAAGGCGATATAATAATAAATAATAATGGGAAGATTGAAGAATTAGAAGAAAAAATTAGAAAAGTAATAAAAGATTTAGAAAGAGGAAAAATATGA